A single region of the Pyricularia oryzae 70-15 chromosome 4, whole genome shotgun sequence genome encodes:
- a CDS encoding oxidoreductase: MGLAKRPSKAILCLHGGGASADIFRFQTSSLRAALAQYYDLLYACAPHVATPGPDVLPFFAGMDPFYSWFREVHDDPAAEVATFNQSVRRSVDAYLAANPGSTIAGVLGFSQGAVASTLLLWQRQVALVTWLPDLRFAVLLCPGYSDVATRYMLDVCAAQGRGPEEVVVALPTLHVHGRQDTVNLPQSRRMYATHYKGAQLLEFDGEHEVPKRVGDVKKIVDYVLQIPV; this comes from the coding sequence CAAACGGCCCTCCAAAGCCATCCTCTGCCTCCACGGCGGGGGCGCATCAGCCGACATCTTCCGCTTCCAGACCTCGTCTCTGCGCGCCGCCCTGGCCCAGTACTACGACCTGCTCTACGCCTGCGCCCCGCACGTCGCCACGCCGGGCCCGGACGTGCTCCCCTTCTTCGCCGGCATGGACCCCTTCTACAGCTGGTTCAGGGAGGTGCACGACGACCccgccgccgaggtcgcCACCTTCAACCAGTCCGTCCGCCGCAGCGTCGACGCCTACCTCGCCGCGAACCCGGGCAGCACCATCGCCGGCGTCCTGGGCTTCAGCCAGGGCGCCGTCGCCAGCACCCTGCTCCTGTGGCAGCGGCAGGTCGCGCTCGTCACCTGGCTGCCCGACCTGCGCTTCGCCGTCCTGCTGTGCCCCGGCTACAGCGACGTCGCCACGCGCTACATGCTCGACGTGTGCGCCGCCCAGGGCCGCGGCCCCGAGGAGGTTGTCGTCGCCTTGCCGACCCTGCACGTCCACGGCCGCCAGGATACCGTCAACCTGCCGCAGAGCAGGCGCATGTACGCCACGCACTACAAGGGCGCCCAGCTGTTGGAGTTTGACGGCGAGCACGAGGTGCCCAAGCGGGTGGGCGACGTCAAAAAGATTGTCGACTATGTCCTGCAGATCCCCGTTTAG
- a CDS encoding 3-oxoacyl-[acyl-carrier-protein] reductase has product MARFTDKIALVTSAASGSGAAIVRRLASEGATVIAADKTGQEALAAELGPSVIARTLDAGSEASIAELDAYIRSAHGRLDILVNNTGMGGPRCPLLEVTPAAAAEVFNYNILGAYLLLQLGLRYMTAQPQGGAVVLTASIAGLVGTPHSSPYSVSKGAVVAMCKTAAVEYAKDRVRVNCVAPGPTAVPMVQRLGESANDRLRQRIPQGRLAEPSEVAAVVAFLADDRDAGHVTAPLPYYSSTNVVALVDTG; this is encoded by the exons ATGGCTCGCTTCACAGACAAAATCGCCCTGGTAACCTCGGCCGCATCAGGGAGCGGCGCCGCCATCGTccggcggctggcgtccgaagGCGCGACCGTCATCGCGGCCGACAAGACGGGCCAAGAAGCGCTGGCCGCCGAGCTGGGCCCGTCGGTGATTGCGCGCACGCTGGACGCCGGGTCCGAGGCCAGCATCGCGGAGCTGGACGCGTACATCCGCAGCGCGCACGGGCGGCTCGACATCCTGGTCAACAACACGGGCATGGGCGGGCCGCGCTGCCCGCTGCTGGAGGTGACgcccgccgcggccgccgaGGTCTTCAACTACAACATCCTGGGCGCCTacctgctgctgcagctggGGCTGCGCTACATGACCGCGCAGCCGCAGGGCGGCGCCGTCGTGCTGACCGCCAGCATCGCCGGCCTGGTGGGCACGCCGCACTCGTCGCCCTACTCGGTGTCCAAgggcgccgtcgtcgccatGTGCAagaccgccgccgtcgagtaCGCCAAGGACCGCGTCAGGGTCAACTGCGTCGCGCCCGGCCCCACCGCCGTGCCCATGGTGCAGAGGCTCGGCGAGTCGGCCAACGACCGCCTGCGCCAGCGCATCCCGCAGGGCAGGCTCGCCGAGCCCAGCGaggtcgccgccgtcgttgCCTTTCTGGCCGACGACCGCGATGCGGGGCACGTCACTG CACCACTACCATACTATAGTAGTACCAACGTCGTGGCCCTTGTCGACACGGGATGA